A genomic window from Heptranchias perlo isolate sHepPer1 chromosome 20, sHepPer1.hap1, whole genome shotgun sequence includes:
- the LOC137335956 gene encoding zinc finger protein 300-like codes for MHNTSDYRSEDCKFNSSLGMDFFFANCALFYGCQYLASCPTWWYCLAPYLRHKDTRTTEKPWKCGDCGKGFNYPSKLEIHQRNHTGERPFTCSVCGKGFTQSDGLLIHQRVHFDERPFKCSDCEKRFKTKSNLLIHQRTHTGEKPFTCSLCGKGFSRSSHLLRHQRVHSVERPFKCSDSEKRFKSRKELLTHQRVHTGERHFKCSDCEKSFNSKINLLTHQRTHTGERPFTCSVCKKRFTRSSHLLSHQRVHTEERPFKCSDCGKRFKSKSNLLTQQRTHPGERPLNVVTV; via the exons ATGCATAACACGTCTGATTATAGATCAGAAGACTGTAAGTTCAACTCCTCACttggaatggattttttttttgcaaactgtgcattattttatggctgtcaataccttgcaagctgtccgACTTGGTGGTactgcctggctccatacctg agacacaaggacacccggaccacggagaaaccgtggaaatgtggggactgtgggaagggattcaattacccgtcaaagctggaaattcatcaacgcaatcacactggggagaggccgttcacctgctctgtgtgtgggaagggattcactcagtcagacggcctcctgatacaccagcgagttcactttgatgagagaccttttaaatgttctgactgtgagaagaggtttaaaaccaaaagtaatctgctgatacaccaacgcaCACACACTGGGGAGAAGCCGTTTACCTGCTctctgtgtgggaagggattcagtcggtcatcccacctgctgagacaccagcgagttcactctgttgagagaccttttaaatgctctgactctgagaagagatttaaaagcagaaaggaactgctgacacaccagcgagttcacactggggagagacattttaaatgttctgactgtgagaagagttttaacagcaaaattaatctgctgacacaccaacgcactcacactggggagaggccgttcacctgctctgtgtgtaagaagagattcactcggtcatcccaccttctgtcacaccagcgagttcacactgaagagagaccttttaaatgttctgactgtgggaagaggtttaaaagcaaaagcaaTCTGCTGACACAACAACGtactcaccctggggagagacctttaaatgttgtgACTGTGtga
- the LOC137335957 gene encoding zinc finger protein 664-like — MEKPWKCGDCGKGFNYPSELEIHRRIHTGGRPFTCSVCGKGFTQSYDFLIHQRTLTGERPFSCSVCEKLFIWSSNLLRHQRVHSDNGPFKCSDCEKRFKSKCNLLEHQRTHTGERPFIYAVCGKRFTQSSTLLTNQRVYSDERPFKCSDWERPFICSVCIKGFTRSSHLLTHQRVHSDETS; from the exons atggagaaaccgtggaaatgtggggactgtgggaagggattcaattacccttcagagctggaaattcatcgacgcatTCACACCGGGgggaggccgttcacctgctccgtgtgtgggaagggattcactcagtcatacgACTTCCTGATACACCAGCGCACTCtcactggggagagaccattctcctgctctgtgtgtgagaaGTTATTCATttggtcatccaacctgctgagacaccagcgagttcattcTGATAATGgacctttcaaatgttctgactgtgagaagaggtttaaaagcaaatgtaATTTGCTAgaacaccaacgcacccacaccggggagaggccgttcatctacgccgtgtgtgggaagagattcactcagtcatccaccctgttgaCAAACCAGCGAGtttactctgatgagagacctttcaaatgctctgact gggagaggccgttcatctgctccgtgtgtattaagggattcactcggtcatcccacctgctgacacaccagcgagttcactctgatgagaccTCTTAA